In Granulicella tundricola MP5ACTX9, a single genomic region encodes these proteins:
- a CDS encoding flagellar basal body L-ring protein FlgH, which produces MRRVLLFSLVLITAIPGYAGIKPVKKTAQELRADYLTRLHEQYMPPPDARTMGSLWAAANSLGDLSSDYRARNVNDTIVVQVSVQTTAAQSGNVNSSRAFNTASAITGLPGGVSTNATNPLFAANSATTLKGSGATASNTTFATSLTGQIIAVLANGNMVIEAERQISMNNQHEDLVIRGIVRPGDISSNNTIPSSSLSNLEIEMKGKGIISDSVRPPNALTRAVLWLFGF; this is translated from the coding sequence ATGAGACGAGTACTGTTGTTCTCGCTTGTCCTGATTACGGCAATTCCTGGATACGCAGGGATCAAGCCGGTGAAGAAAACTGCTCAGGAACTACGAGCAGATTACCTGACACGTCTCCATGAGCAGTACATGCCACCGCCTGATGCTCGAACTATGGGCAGCCTTTGGGCGGCGGCAAATTCATTGGGCGATCTCTCTTCTGACTACCGTGCTCGCAATGTCAACGACACGATCGTTGTACAAGTTTCAGTACAAACGACTGCCGCTCAAAGCGGAAACGTGAACAGTTCAAGGGCTTTCAATACTGCGTCTGCGATCACCGGTCTTCCGGGGGGCGTTTCGACAAATGCTACCAACCCTCTCTTTGCGGCGAATTCAGCGACGACCTTGAAGGGCTCCGGAGCGACTGCTTCGAATACCACGTTTGCGACCAGCCTGACCGGTCAGATCATCGCAGTGCTCGCAAATGGAAACATGGTGATCGAGGCCGAGCGCCAGATCTCCATGAACAACCAGCATGAGGATCTGGTGATCCGCGGTATCGTCCGGCCTGGTGACATCAGCTCGAACAACACCATTCCGTCTTCATCGCTCAGCAATCTAGAGATTGAGATGAAGGGCAAGGGCATCATCTCGGATAGTGTCCGTCCTCCTAACGCTTTGACTCGCGCTGTTCTATGGCTCTTCGGGTTCTAA
- the flgG gene encoding flagellar basal-body rod protein FlgG, which produces MIRALYTAASGMTAQQLNLDNIANNLANSSTTGFQQRRLAFSDMLYQNTTSPGSAATQQTTNAAGLQVGLGVRPTSTETIQTQGDFNSTGNPLDLAISGGGFFQVLLPNGQTGYSRSGSFHMDSTGNVVTADGNPLQPAITIPPDATNITIGSDGTVSVVQPGTTQSAQIGSIQMALFVNPGGLNSVGNNIYLATTASGDPIIGTPGGSEGLGTIQQGTLEASNVSVVDEFVEMIVAQRSYESNSRVVKAADEMMQQLNQLSQ; this is translated from the coding sequence ATGATTCGTGCACTCTATACAGCGGCGAGCGGTATGACGGCTCAGCAACTCAATCTAGATAACATCGCCAATAATCTGGCGAACTCCAGCACCACAGGCTTCCAGCAGCGTCGGCTGGCATTTTCAGACATGCTCTACCAGAACACAACATCCCCGGGCTCTGCCGCAACCCAGCAGACGACCAATGCAGCCGGTCTCCAAGTCGGTCTCGGCGTTCGACCCACTTCGACAGAAACCATCCAGACCCAGGGCGATTTCAATTCAACGGGTAATCCTCTGGACCTCGCCATCTCCGGCGGCGGCTTCTTCCAGGTTCTTCTTCCGAACGGGCAGACCGGTTATTCGCGTTCTGGCTCATTCCACATGGACTCCACCGGGAATGTTGTTACAGCGGACGGCAATCCTTTGCAGCCGGCGATCACCATTCCCCCGGACGCGACCAATATTACGATTGGCAGCGATGGCACGGTCAGCGTAGTACAGCCCGGGACGACGCAGAGCGCGCAGATCGGCAGCATTCAGATGGCACTGTTTGTAAACCCTGGCGGCTTGAACAGCGTGGGGAACAACATCTACCTTGCCACCACCGCTTCCGGAGATCCGATCATCGGTACGCCCGGTGGCTCTGAAGGTCTTGGAACGATTCAGCAGGGAACACTCGAAGCTTCAAACGTGAGCGTCGTCGACGAGTTTGTAGAGATGATCGTCGCGCAGCGCTCCTATGAGTCCAACTCCCGTGTCGTCAAGGCGGCAGACGAAATGATGCAGCAACTCAACCAGCTTTCGCAGTAG
- the flgF gene encoding flagellar basal-body rod protein FlgF, translating into MDSGLYAACTALMARTDALDTIANNLANSSTGGFRARHTTFSSVLAGSGRPLASQLNEATNSYGLLGGSHLDMQQGSLARTGSDLDVGIDGPGFLTVKTASGNAYTRNGSLQVSTQGQLITATGEPVLGENGPITIPRNSSVTISADGTISANGAIAGKLKLVEFSATADPQSMGSSYYTVPDKDVVAASKSEVRQGMLEGSNVNPVASVIELINAQRAAEGMRHAMTMIDTEIDKTAAQDLPRVS; encoded by the coding sequence ATGGATAGCGGACTTTACGCAGCATGCACGGCGCTGATGGCGCGCACCGACGCCTTGGATACAATCGCCAACAATCTTGCGAACAGCAGCACAGGCGGCTTCAGGGCTCGGCATACTACTTTTAGCTCTGTGCTGGCGGGGTCCGGTCGGCCACTTGCATCGCAACTCAACGAAGCTACGAACAGCTACGGCCTTCTGGGCGGATCTCATCTGGATATGCAGCAAGGATCGCTGGCACGCACCGGCAGTGACCTCGACGTAGGCATCGACGGTCCTGGCTTCCTTACTGTAAAGACGGCCAGCGGAAACGCTTACACGCGGAACGGGAGCTTACAGGTTTCCACGCAAGGGCAACTCATCACTGCCACGGGTGAACCAGTCCTCGGAGAGAATGGTCCGATCACCATACCTCGCAACTCCAGCGTCACGATCAGCGCAGACGGCACGATCTCCGCAAATGGCGCCATTGCCGGCAAGCTGAAGCTCGTCGAGTTCTCCGCCACGGCAGACCCTCAAAGTATGGGCAGCAGCTACTACACGGTGCCGGATAAAGACGTTGTTGCAGCGTCGAAGTCGGAGGTGCGCCAGGGCATGCTGGAGGGATCGAACGTCAACCCGGTTGCCAGCGTGATTGAACTGATCAACGCACAGCGTGCTGCTGAAGGGATGCGGCATGCCATGACCATGATCGATACAGAGATTGATAAGACTGCCGCGCAGGATCTCCCTCGCGTTAGCTAA
- a CDS encoding HDOD domain-containing protein has translation MQEDQYAVVETSLYISDILSSSSPNRLLDSLPNIPTMMTTRLRLELLLQEPSIDLSAVSEVILSDPGATLQLLRLIGEEYPNDEDRPTRIEDCIVSFNSNRWYEVVCALSIPQSSHVLAHWEYWRRVAQCARELAKCVDGLSPEEAYLVGLLSQLGTLPHILGWNNDTGSSAEHSAVGVMLADYWHLPTYFCCAIQELQSPASSSRWGEILQMAQAVAIKSEPAAFQD, from the coding sequence ATGCAAGAAGATCAGTACGCAGTTGTTGAAACGAGTTTATACATTTCAGATATACTAAGCAGCTCGAGCCCGAACCGTTTGTTGGATTCGTTGCCGAATATCCCAACGATGATGACGACAAGGTTGCGTTTGGAGTTGTTGCTGCAGGAGCCGTCGATCGATCTCAGCGCCGTGTCAGAGGTCATTCTTTCGGACCCAGGTGCAACTCTTCAGCTGCTACGCCTGATTGGCGAAGAGTATCCCAATGATGAGGACCGCCCGACTCGTATCGAAGACTGCATCGTCAGCTTTAATTCAAACCGATGGTACGAAGTCGTGTGCGCGCTGAGCATCCCACAAAGCAGCCATGTCTTGGCGCATTGGGAATACTGGCGCCGGGTTGCTCAATGCGCCAGAGAGCTCGCGAAGTGTGTGGATGGGCTGTCGCCGGAAGAGGCATACCTAGTGGGGTTGCTTTCACAACTGGGGACCCTGCCGCATATCCTTGGCTGGAACAACGATACCGGCTCGTCGGCTGAACACAGCGCAGTTGGGGTCATGTTGGCGGATTACTGGCATCTCCCGACCTATTTTTGTTGTGCCATCCAGGAACTCCAGAGCCCGGCAAGTTCATCCCGGTGGGGAGAAATATTGCAGATGGCCCAGGCGGTTGCTATCAAGTCAGAACCAGCCGCATTTCAGGATTAG
- a CDS encoding FliM/FliN family flagellar motor switch protein gives MQAPEISSTKTLESLFCGALAKPFSDACTSTWHLALSTEPVPTAPALEDAVIFRCTFSGEVSGQGFALLRHAEVVTLGLQDMLDDTDAFGDEHAMALSSIFEASCNELCQHLSQKSPVTVQVERMSAPELPTDRLAELFLEAEGTKIRVSILLFFDQQLVTTYQNASAQTFSFPEVTGTSTSNLNLVLDVELNVTLRFGQRQLSLREVLDLTSGSVVELDRQVDEPVELVLDGKVVARGEAVIIDGNYGMRITQVLQQVTA, from the coding sequence ATGCAGGCTCCTGAAATCAGCTCCACGAAAACGCTTGAATCTCTATTTTGCGGTGCGCTGGCAAAGCCATTTTCGGATGCCTGCACCTCAACTTGGCATTTAGCGCTTTCTACTGAACCAGTCCCGACGGCGCCCGCTTTGGAAGATGCCGTAATCTTTCGATGCACGTTCAGCGGGGAGGTATCAGGCCAAGGGTTTGCGCTGTTGCGTCACGCCGAAGTTGTCACGCTTGGACTGCAGGACATGCTCGATGATACTGACGCCTTCGGTGATGAACACGCGATGGCGTTGTCGAGTATCTTCGAGGCATCCTGCAACGAGCTTTGCCAGCATCTCTCACAGAAGTCGCCCGTGACAGTTCAGGTTGAGCGCATGAGTGCACCCGAGCTTCCAACCGATCGTCTCGCCGAGCTGTTCCTTGAGGCAGAGGGTACGAAAATTCGGGTGTCAATTCTCCTCTTCTTTGATCAGCAGCTTGTGACGACCTATCAAAATGCCTCCGCGCAAACTTTCTCCTTTCCCGAAGTGACTGGAACATCAACGTCAAATCTGAACTTGGTGCTAGACGTTGAACTGAACGTCACCCTACGCTTCGGGCAGCGGCAGTTGTCATTGCGTGAAGTGCTCGATCTGACCAGCGGTTCTGTCGTTGAATTGGACCGCCAGGTTGATGAACCGGTAGAGCTTGTGCTCGATGGCAAGGTTGTCGCACGTGGTGAAGCGGTTATCATCGACGGAAACTATGGAATGCGAATCACACAGGTGCTTCAACAAGTCACTGCCTGA
- a CDS encoding flagellar motor switch protein FliM yields the protein MKTIQGKSSPHAMSANSTVLPCNFRSAGRLSNESARTLTTVHETLARNLTNSLDVYLGTGLEVRLIHLEQFSMEDFKATCMSAAYMLPCSAKPSSNTLLLEMDSSLMFTVIDLLLGGSGKNPESARELTEIDEEIMEGVGSLIAQQIERAWQPVGFVLTPGKCVKPNLAHRVFPPTEKVLRIHFEVSVAGVTGALYIAFQASMASHLVRNIRADSTGKTGGVVYMPLPKLQKRILDCQFALSGDIPNLKVPVRDLARIEVGSVLMLSAPVSMPGKLTLEGKTYYEALPVRQGNNKAMQLMNAIHSKHTDVEAKEEEHHAGS from the coding sequence ATGAAAACAATTCAAGGCAAATCTTCTCCGCACGCAATGAGCGCAAATTCAACCGTTCTTCCATGTAACTTCCGTTCAGCCGGCCGCCTCTCCAACGAGAGCGCTCGAACATTGACAACGGTGCATGAAACTCTGGCCCGCAATCTCACCAATTCCTTGGATGTGTACCTCGGAACAGGCCTTGAAGTTCGACTCATTCATTTAGAGCAATTCTCGATGGAGGATTTCAAGGCTACCTGCATGTCTGCAGCGTACATGCTGCCCTGCTCCGCGAAGCCCTCTTCAAACACTCTCTTGCTGGAAATGGATAGCTCGTTGATGTTTACGGTCATCGATCTTCTTCTTGGTGGCTCGGGCAAGAACCCGGAGTCCGCACGAGAATTGACTGAGATTGATGAGGAGATCATGGAAGGCGTGGGTTCTCTGATCGCTCAACAGATTGAACGAGCCTGGCAGCCAGTGGGTTTTGTTCTGACACCAGGAAAATGCGTCAAGCCAAATCTCGCTCACCGTGTCTTCCCGCCCACTGAAAAGGTCTTGCGGATTCACTTCGAGGTGAGCGTCGCAGGAGTGACAGGCGCACTTTACATTGCGTTCCAGGCCTCGATGGCAAGCCATCTGGTGCGCAATATCAGGGCTGACTCGACCGGTAAGACCGGCGGGGTGGTTTACATGCCGCTGCCCAAGCTTCAAAAGAGAATATTGGACTGTCAGTTCGCTTTGTCAGGAGACATCCCGAATCTCAAGGTGCCCGTCCGCGATCTGGCGCGCATCGAGGTAGGGAGCGTTCTCATGTTATCGGCTCCAGTGTCGATGCCGGGAAAGCTGACCTTGGAGGGCAAGACCTACTATGAGGCGCTGCCTGTTCGCCAGGGCAACAATAAAGCCATGCAACTTATGAATGCCATTCATTCCAAACACACGGATGTTGAAGCGAAAGAGGAAGAACATCATGCAGGCTCCTGA
- a CDS encoding sigma-70 family RNA polymerase sigma factor: MASAHTIYKMIAEEEGGFEERNELILQELPQVHYIASRMMERLPQHVELGDLVHAGVIGLLEAYRTFDNTKNAQFKTFAKFRIKGAILDSLRALDWGSRGIRRKAREIAEATLKLEGALGRSPSKEEISAELGLTIADLNEIQTQLNGLHLVGQEVTSSFEGETAHDLIESAPSSWDNPFEMYAKAESKAHLIRAISELSEREQLILSLYYREELTMKEVAEVVGLAVSRVSQIHSAVLAKLKAALGHLAPEDVSKPKGVGPRAVLKSAETVQLQRAR; encoded by the coding sequence ATGGCATCAGCGCACACGATTTACAAGATGATCGCCGAAGAAGAAGGCGGATTCGAAGAACGCAATGAACTCATTCTGCAGGAGCTTCCCCAGGTGCATTACATCGCATCACGCATGATGGAGCGCCTTCCGCAGCATGTGGAACTGGGCGACCTCGTCCATGCGGGAGTCATCGGTCTTCTCGAGGCTTATCGCACATTCGATAACACGAAGAACGCGCAATTCAAGACCTTTGCAAAGTTTCGGATCAAGGGTGCCATCCTCGATAGCTTGCGTGCCCTCGACTGGGGTTCACGTGGAATCCGTCGTAAAGCCCGTGAGATAGCCGAAGCAACTCTGAAGCTTGAAGGCGCCCTCGGGAGGTCGCCCAGCAAGGAAGAGATCAGCGCTGAACTTGGTCTCACCATCGCCGACCTCAATGAGATTCAGACGCAACTCAATGGTCTACACCTGGTGGGACAAGAGGTAACGTCTTCCTTTGAAGGTGAGACGGCGCACGACCTGATCGAGTCGGCGCCGAGCAGCTGGGATAACCCGTTCGAGATGTATGCCAAGGCGGAGTCAAAGGCTCATCTCATTCGTGCCATCTCAGAACTCTCTGAGCGCGAGCAACTGATTCTTTCGCTTTACTACCGTGAAGAGTTGACGATGAAAGAAGTTGCCGAGGTTGTCGGCCTGGCAGTCTCACGTGTCTCGCAGATCCACTCTGCGGTTCTGGCCAAGCTGAAGGCTGCCCTGGGACATCTTGCACCGGAAGACGTGTCGAAGCCCAAGGGGGTAGGCCCTCGAGCCGTGCTCAAGTCTGCCGAAACCGTACAGCTTCAGAGGGCAAGATGA
- the flhA gene encoding flagellar biosynthesis protein FlhA, whose translation MSQAMSPAINVSTIPSGKQSNGLLKMLSSSGEWVVPIAAVAMVFVMLVPLPSFLLDLMLTVSITASVLVLLTAVQILKPVEFSVFPSLLLLLTLLRLSLDLASTRRILLHGNEGASAAGKVIEAFGQFVVGGNYIVGFVLFLALIAIQYLVVSHGAVRTAEVTARFTLDAMPGKQMAIDADLNAGLITEQQARKRREGVSREAEFCGAMDGAARFSQRDSLATILIMAINIIAGFLIGVFQQGIPFQEALKTYTILTVGDGLVSILPSLLVSVAGGIVVTRAASKESLGVNVRKQILNSPRLLWIGGGVLGALGLIPGLPKLAFFPVAGAMMFAAYKMKVEKPFEELESVEVSSPTAAKVGTAASAAEAMDSVLKLDELMLEVGVGLVPLVDAKQGGQLLSRVKALRKSLAQQLGFLVPSIHITDNLSLREGEYVVHLRGVEIARWELRRGFLLAISSDTGVPNLPGEETREPAFDVPAKWISRELQAQAIAAGYAVVDSTSVLAAHLAELIKRNAYELLTRSETKRLIDRLNDSHPKLIEELVPKLMSLGEVQKVLQQLLREQVSIRDLGTILESMVDTATTNKNQVALVEAARQAMGRALIRPLLDPRGELRVVTLDSSIEEECARAANMQAGQLSSSALQINVARRVLDSLRATFGDSIGDAPPVLLCSSPGRFYLRRLLEPFIPKVVVISPSEIPPMTLVQSLGVVR comes from the coding sequence ATGAGCCAGGCAATGAGTCCCGCAATCAACGTATCTACGATACCTTCAGGAAAACAGAGCAATGGCCTGCTCAAGATGCTCAGTTCATCCGGCGAGTGGGTCGTGCCAATCGCAGCCGTGGCGATGGTCTTCGTCATGCTCGTGCCGCTGCCCAGCTTCCTGCTGGATCTGATGTTGACCGTCAGCATTACAGCTTCTGTTCTGGTACTCCTCACCGCCGTCCAGATTCTCAAGCCGGTTGAGTTCTCCGTATTCCCAAGTCTTTTGCTTCTTTTGACCTTGCTTCGTCTCTCCCTTGACCTTGCGAGCACCCGCCGGATCCTCTTGCACGGGAATGAAGGCGCTTCGGCTGCCGGTAAGGTCATTGAAGCCTTCGGCCAGTTTGTAGTCGGCGGAAACTACATCGTCGGGTTCGTCCTCTTCCTTGCACTCATTGCGATTCAATACCTTGTGGTGAGTCACGGAGCTGTCAGAACCGCTGAGGTCACTGCCCGGTTCACGCTGGATGCGATGCCCGGTAAACAGATGGCGATTGACGCCGACCTCAACGCCGGCCTTATCACTGAGCAGCAAGCACGTAAGCGACGCGAAGGCGTCTCGCGCGAAGCAGAATTCTGCGGTGCAATGGATGGTGCGGCGCGCTTCTCCCAGCGTGACTCGCTGGCCACGATCCTGATCATGGCGATCAATATCATTGCCGGGTTCCTCATCGGCGTCTTCCAGCAGGGGATTCCGTTCCAGGAGGCTTTGAAGACCTACACCATCCTCACCGTAGGAGATGGCCTGGTCTCCATTTTGCCTTCGTTGCTCGTCTCCGTTGCGGGCGGTATTGTGGTGACCCGGGCAGCTTCCAAGGAGTCACTCGGCGTCAACGTCCGGAAGCAGATCCTCAATAGCCCCCGCCTGCTTTGGATTGGTGGCGGTGTACTAGGTGCTCTGGGACTCATCCCCGGCCTACCCAAGCTGGCCTTCTTTCCCGTAGCCGGCGCCATGATGTTCGCTGCGTACAAGATGAAGGTCGAGAAGCCATTCGAAGAGCTCGAATCGGTTGAGGTATCCTCGCCTACCGCAGCTAAGGTCGGAACGGCCGCTTCGGCGGCTGAAGCCATGGACTCCGTCCTGAAGCTTGACGAACTCATGCTGGAGGTGGGCGTCGGCTTGGTTCCTCTTGTAGATGCTAAACAGGGCGGCCAGCTGCTCTCCAGAGTCAAGGCATTGCGCAAGAGTCTTGCCCAGCAGTTGGGATTTCTTGTCCCTTCAATCCACATCACCGATAACCTTTCCCTGCGCGAAGGGGAGTACGTCGTTCATCTTCGTGGTGTTGAGATTGCTCGGTGGGAGTTGCGTCGAGGTTTTCTTCTCGCAATCAGCTCAGATACTGGGGTTCCAAATCTGCCTGGTGAAGAGACCCGGGAGCCTGCGTTTGATGTGCCTGCCAAATGGATCAGCCGGGAGTTGCAGGCCCAGGCCATTGCGGCGGGGTATGCAGTGGTGGACTCAACGTCTGTCCTGGCAGCTCATCTTGCTGAACTCATCAAGCGCAACGCCTATGAGCTTCTCACGCGTTCTGAGACGAAACGTCTCATAGATCGGCTCAACGACTCTCATCCAAAACTCATTGAAGAGCTCGTCCCCAAGCTTATGAGCCTCGGGGAGGTGCAAAAGGTTTTGCAGCAGCTCCTCCGTGAACAGGTCTCGATCCGGGATCTCGGCACCATTCTGGAGTCAATGGTCGATACGGCTACGACGAACAAGAATCAGGTTGCACTTGTGGAAGCAGCGCGCCAGGCAATGGGAAGAGCGCTAATCCGCCCACTTCTAGATCCGCGAGGGGAGCTCAGAGTAGTCACGCTGGACAGCTCGATCGAGGAAGAGTGTGCCCGAGCAGCGAATATGCAGGCCGGTCAGCTTTCCTCAAGCGCTCTCCAGATCAATGTGGCACGCCGCGTGCTAGATAGTTTGCGAGCGACTTTTGGAGATTCAATCGGCGACGCACCGCCTGTCTTGCTCTGCTCTTCACCCGGCCGTTTTTACCTTCGCCGGCTGCTTGAGCCGTTCATTCCGAAGGTGGTTGTGATCTCCCCCAGTGAGATACCGCCAATGACTTTGGTGCAATCGTTGGGAGTCGTTCGATAG
- a CDS encoding EscU/YscU/HrcU family type III secretion system export apparatus switch protein: MADSNKTEEATPKRRQKAREQGQVARSKELPSVLAIAGAIGALCMMSQSAVTHWTTFYRSMLDTASTSDLESNGPILFWGSVEVFRWIIPVLMSATVLSVAAGLAQGGLSIAPEAMQLKFERFNPASKVGQIFSLAGVSNMLKSLLPFGAIAWIGEACIRSNWGMLIRASSFGLRQLVTTLGGMIFEVAWKSALVLVAWAGVDYLLTWKKMEGDLKMSKEEIKEEYKQNDGNPLIKSRIRRLQRRMRKKQALAAAATATVIVTNPTHYAVALRYTPEMAAPEVVSKGMNLLAQQIKALGAENGIMILENKPLAQALYKTVEVGEVIPSTLYQAVADILVIVFRAQAEVRQQEAMRRNRNASGELVRR; encoded by the coding sequence ATGGCAGATTCGAATAAAACAGAAGAAGCGACACCCAAACGACGGCAAAAGGCCCGTGAGCAGGGTCAGGTCGCACGGTCTAAAGAACTTCCGAGTGTTCTCGCCATAGCAGGGGCAATCGGCGCGCTTTGCATGATGTCGCAAAGCGCGGTGACGCATTGGACTACATTCTACCGCTCCATGCTGGACACGGCTTCGACGAGCGATCTCGAAAGCAACGGTCCCATCTTGTTCTGGGGTTCGGTTGAAGTCTTCCGCTGGATCATCCCGGTGCTGATGTCGGCCACGGTGCTCTCAGTGGCCGCGGGTCTGGCCCAGGGCGGACTCAGCATCGCACCTGAGGCGATGCAGCTCAAATTTGAGCGCTTCAATCCTGCAAGCAAGGTCGGACAGATATTCTCGCTTGCCGGCGTAAGCAACATGCTCAAGTCGCTGTTGCCGTTCGGAGCGATCGCCTGGATTGGGGAAGCCTGTATCCGTTCGAACTGGGGTATGCTGATCCGCGCGTCATCCTTCGGCTTGCGCCAGTTGGTGACAACCCTTGGAGGCATGATCTTTGAAGTCGCTTGGAAGTCGGCCTTGGTCCTCGTGGCGTGGGCTGGCGTCGACTATCTCCTCACCTGGAAAAAGATGGAAGGTGATCTCAAGATGTCGAAGGAAGAGATCAAGGAAGAGTACAAGCAGAACGATGGAAATCCATTGATCAAGAGCCGCATCCGCAGACTGCAGAGAAGAATGCGGAAGAAGCAGGCCCTTGCGGCGGCCGCGACCGCGACAGTCATTGTCACTAATCCTACACACTACGCCGTTGCCCTGCGATACACCCCGGAGATGGCAGCTCCGGAGGTTGTTTCAAAGGGTATGAACCTACTCGCGCAGCAAATCAAAGCGCTTGGCGCTGAGAACGGGATCATGATTTTGGAAAACAAGCCTCTGGCGCAGGCACTTTATAAAACGGTGGAGGTGGGTGAGGTCATACCCTCAACCCTCTACCAGGCAGTCGCTGACATTCTCGTCATCGTCTTCCGCGCGCAGGCTGAAGTCCGTCAACAAGAGGCCATGCGCCGCAACCGCAATGCATCAGGAGAGTTGGTCAGACGATGA
- the fliR gene encoding flagellar biosynthetic protein FliR — MQIPFADIIQAFLAIGVRLSGLMLFAPFLGSAVIPARIKAVLVVALTFVIYPLVSRSLTPQPLNDWPLLVFRELLVGVSIGIATSVVFEAVQMAGQILSIQMGYSLINILDPNTQVDTTVIAMFHQSIAMLIFLRLDVHLWLIRAIGNSFTYLPPGGAQLSRPFMFTLIGAGSAILSIGVQIAAPVLSATLLTDIVLGLLGKASPQLPLMLLGPAVKSLLGLAILFTSLKYWPDMFRVLFIDSMGFADRLLHLAAVAR; from the coding sequence ATGCAGATCCCCTTCGCAGACATCATTCAAGCCTTTCTCGCCATCGGAGTTCGACTCTCGGGGCTGATGCTGTTTGCGCCATTCCTCGGCAGTGCTGTCATCCCCGCTCGAATCAAAGCAGTCCTCGTCGTGGCACTTACTTTCGTGATCTATCCCCTGGTCTCACGTTCCCTCACGCCCCAGCCTCTGAATGACTGGCCCTTACTAGTCTTTCGGGAACTGCTGGTCGGCGTGTCAATAGGGATCGCGACGTCAGTTGTATTTGAGGCGGTTCAAATGGCTGGCCAGATCCTGAGCATCCAAATGGGCTACTCACTGATCAACATCCTTGATCCCAATACGCAGGTGGACACCACCGTGATCGCGATGTTCCACCAGTCGATTGCGATGCTCATCTTTCTACGCCTGGACGTTCACCTCTGGTTGATTCGCGCTATTGGCAATAGCTTTACCTACTTGCCTCCCGGCGGAGCACAGCTTTCGCGCCCCTTCATGTTCACCTTGATCGGTGCTGGTTCAGCGATCCTGTCTATCGGAGTCCAGATCGCCGCGCCTGTACTCTCAGCCACTCTTCTCACAGATATCGTTCTCGGGTTACTCGGCAAGGCGTCTCCTCAGCTTCCTCTCATGCTTCTTGGCCCCGCGGTTAAGAGCCTCCTTGGTCTTGCAATTCTCTTCACCTCGCTCAAGTACTGGCCGGATATGTTCCGCGTTCTCTTTATCGATTCGATGGGCTTCGCCGATCGTCTCCTTCACCTGGCAGCTGTGGCTCGGTAG
- a CDS encoding flagellar biosynthetic protein FliQ has translation MGADAVVAMGRMMLEEVIILTAPILLVAIAVSLVVNIIQVLTSLQDQTLSTVPRLLATGATLFILMPWMWRHISTYTLLLFSDFHKVLE, from the coding sequence ATGGGAGCCGACGCAGTAGTAGCCATGGGAAGAATGATGTTGGAAGAGGTAATTATCCTCACCGCGCCCATTTTGCTGGTCGCCATCGCGGTCAGCCTCGTGGTCAACATCATTCAGGTTCTGACATCCCTGCAGGATCAGACTTTATCCACGGTCCCGCGTCTTCTGGCGACGGGAGCCACGCTCTTCATTCTGATGCCTTGGATGTGGCGCCACATCAGCACCTATACACTGCTGCTTTTCTCCGACTTTCACAAGGTTCTCGAGTAA